Proteins encoded by one window of Phenylobacterium soli:
- a CDS encoding DUF3297 family protein yields the protein MTDTPPDRLSVDPSSPYYDADALARGVGVRFKGQEKTNVDEYCVSEGWVRVVAGNAKDRRGQPLTLKLQGPVEPYFRNGEAE from the coding sequence ACCGACACCCCGCCCGACCGCCTCTCCGTCGATCCCAGCAGCCCCTACTATGACGCCGACGCCCTGGCGCGCGGCGTGGGCGTGCGCTTCAAGGGCCAGGAGAAGACCAATGTCGACGAATACTGTGTCTCGGAAGGCTGGGTGCGGGTGGTGGCCGGCAACGCCAAGGACCGCCGGGGCCAGCCGCTGACGCTGAAACTGCAGGGTCCGGTGGAGCCCTATTTCCGAAACGGCGAGGCGGAGTAG
- a CDS encoding antibiotic biosynthesis monooxygenase family protein — MIAILWRYAAAPGAEARFAEVYGPKGDWARLFGRAPGYVRTELLRGADGGFATLDYWDGPESFEAFKAAFGEAYAELDARCEALTEREEKVGVFEVVGG, encoded by the coding sequence ATGATCGCGATCTTGTGGAGATACGCCGCGGCGCCGGGGGCCGAGGCCCGCTTCGCCGAAGTCTACGGCCCGAAGGGCGACTGGGCGCGACTGTTCGGCCGCGCCCCGGGCTATGTGCGCACCGAGCTGCTGCGCGGCGCGGACGGCGGCTTCGCCACCCTCGATTACTGGGATGGGCCGGAGAGTTTCGAGGCCTTCAAGGCCGCGTTCGGCGAGGCCTACGCCGAGCTGGACGCCCGCTGCGAGGCGCTCACCGAACGCGAGGAGAAGGTCGGGGTGTTCGAGGTCGTCGGCGGCTAG
- a CDS encoding pirin family protein, with protein MIERRPFDGLGGADHGWLKAKHHFSFANYYDPKRMSWGSLRVWNDDEIASRSGFPPHPHADMEIITYVRQGAITHQDSLGNQGRTAAGDVQVMSAGSGIRHAEYNLEPETTRIFQIWIEPTARGGAPTWGAKPFPKDDRAGRFVTLASGMAGDEDALPIRTDARVLGATIRAGESATYALASDRHAYLVPAVGAVEVNGVRLDARDGAAITGETGLTVTALEDAEVVLVDAA; from the coding sequence ATGATCGAAAGACGACCCTTCGACGGCCTCGGCGGCGCCGACCACGGCTGGCTCAAGGCCAAGCACCACTTCTCGTTCGCCAACTACTACGATCCCAAGCGCATGAGCTGGGGATCCCTGCGCGTCTGGAACGACGACGAGATCGCCTCGCGCAGCGGCTTCCCGCCCCATCCGCACGCCGACATGGAGATCATCACCTATGTCCGGCAGGGGGCGATCACCCATCAGGACAGCCTCGGCAACCAGGGCCGCACCGCCGCCGGCGACGTGCAGGTGATGAGCGCCGGCTCCGGCATCCGCCACGCCGAGTACAACCTCGAGCCCGAGACCACCCGGATCTTCCAGATCTGGATCGAGCCCACCGCCCGCGGCGGCGCGCCGACCTGGGGGGCCAAGCCGTTCCCCAAGGATGACCGCGCCGGCCGGTTCGTGACGCTCGCCTCCGGCATGGCCGGCGACGAGGACGCCCTGCCGATCCGCACCGACGCCCGCGTGCTCGGCGCGACCATCCGGGCCGGCGAGAGCGCCACCTACGCCCTCGCGTCCGACCGCCACGCCTATCTGGTGCCGGCCGTCGGTGCGGTGGAGGTCAACGGCGTGCGGCTCGACGCTCGTGACGGGGCGGCGATCACCGGCGAGACGGGGCTGACCGTCACCGCCCTCGAAGACGCCGAGGTGGTGCTGGTCGACGCCGCCTAG
- a CDS encoding Crp/Fnr family transcriptional regulator — protein MPWENHFLDALDAADAERLRPDLVLTDLARNQLLDEAGRPMAHVYLPVDCILSVLTVMKDGAQVESRTIGRESGYGLLQALGAPISYERTLAQVAGRAWRAPLASLRQAAEESSAVREAIVRHAQASLLQAAQSTACNTLHRVEQRLCRWLLLTEDRLASETLPLTQEHLAIMLGVQRTTVTAAASQLQERGVIAYTRGKIRVMDRPALTRCACECYEAIQRGASLMLAEPVD, from the coding sequence ATGCCCTGGGAGAACCATTTCCTCGACGCCCTCGATGCGGCCGATGCGGAGCGGCTCAGGCCCGACCTGGTGCTGACGGACCTCGCCCGCAACCAGCTGCTCGACGAGGCCGGGCGGCCGATGGCGCATGTTTACCTGCCGGTGGACTGCATCCTGTCGGTGCTGACGGTGATGAAGGACGGCGCCCAGGTGGAGAGCCGCACCATCGGGCGCGAGAGCGGCTATGGCCTGCTGCAGGCCCTCGGCGCGCCGATCAGCTACGAGCGGACCCTCGCCCAGGTGGCCGGCCGCGCCTGGCGCGCGCCGCTGGCCAGCCTGCGCCAGGCGGCCGAGGAGAGCTCGGCGGTGCGCGAGGCGATCGTGCGCCACGCCCAGGCCTCCCTGCTGCAGGCCGCCCAGTCGACGGCCTGCAACACCCTGCACCGGGTGGAGCAACGGCTCTGCCGCTGGCTGCTGCTGACCGAGGACCGGCTGGCCTCCGAGACCCTGCCGCTCACCCAGGAGCACCTCGCCATCATGCTTGGCGTGCAGCGCACGACGGTGACGGCGGCGGCCTCGCAACTGCAGGAGCGAGGGGTGATCGCCTATACCCGCGGCAAGATCCGGGTGATGGACCGGCCGGCCCTGACCCGCTGCGCCTGCGAGTGCTACGAGGCCATCCAGCGGGGCGCCTCGCTCATGCTGGCCGAGCCCGTGGACTGA
- a CDS encoding MFS transporter codes for MAGGSTAGGGLAHERLPDESLPLWRTIVFGGAGLPIGALAAALLIYLPPHLATQLGVPLVVVGGVWASVRLIDIGFDPILGMLMDRTRTPIGRYRPWMLAGAPLLMLGIALLFFAPVGIGKFYLIGGLLVLYAALSILGLSHPAWAATLARSYHDRSRIFGVMAAVGIVALLAVLSIPVIVAKRGDSGAVHAMGWFLLILTPIAIGLAAWLTPERQTPRGHGHSFALGDVWTVLKTPNLLRLYAAQLAMGLGPGWMSSLYLFFAKDYMGFTSAQASVLLLFYVLAGLAGAPTTAWLANRIGKHRAIMAVAVAYSVGLLTVLLPPKGVLLNSIPVNLWCGFAGAGFEMTIRSMLADVADEVRLKDGRDRLSLIYALNTAAAKLAAALAIIITFPMLGRLGFVPALGLGNSPEAIRGLGIMFVAGPIGCVILGAVCMVGWKLTAERHAEIRAALEARDAEAALGAMDGEHVADAAAAEGLVA; via the coding sequence GTGGCGGGCGGATCGACGGCCGGCGGCGGCCTGGCGCATGAGCGCCTTCCCGATGAATCCCTTCCCTTGTGGCGGACCATCGTCTTCGGCGGCGCCGGCCTGCCGATCGGGGCCCTGGCCGCGGCGCTGCTGATCTATCTGCCGCCGCACCTGGCGACCCAGCTCGGCGTGCCGCTGGTGGTGGTCGGCGGGGTGTGGGCCAGCGTGCGCCTGATCGACATCGGCTTCGACCCGATCCTCGGCATGCTGATGGACCGCACCCGCACCCCGATCGGCCGCTACCGGCCCTGGATGCTGGCCGGCGCCCCGCTGCTGATGCTGGGCATCGCCCTGCTGTTCTTCGCCCCGGTCGGGATCGGCAAGTTCTACCTGATCGGCGGGCTCCTGGTGCTCTATGCGGCGCTGTCGATCCTCGGCCTGTCGCATCCGGCGTGGGCCGCCACCCTGGCGCGCAGCTACCACGACCGGTCGCGGATCTTCGGGGTGATGGCCGCGGTCGGCATCGTCGCCCTGCTGGCGGTGCTGAGCATCCCGGTGATCGTCGCCAAACGCGGCGACAGCGGCGCGGTGCACGCCATGGGCTGGTTCCTGCTGATCCTGACGCCGATCGCCATCGGGCTCGCCGCCTGGCTCACGCCCGAACGGCAGACCCCGCGGGGCCACGGCCACAGCTTCGCCCTCGGCGATGTCTGGACGGTGCTGAAGACGCCGAACCTGCTGCGGCTCTATGCGGCGCAGCTGGCCATGGGCCTGGGGCCAGGCTGGATGAGCTCGCTCTACCTGTTCTTCGCCAAGGACTACATGGGCTTCACCAGCGCCCAGGCCTCGGTGCTGCTGCTCTTCTATGTGCTCGCGGGCCTGGCCGGGGCGCCGACGACGGCCTGGCTCGCCAACCGCATCGGCAAGCACCGAGCGATCATGGCCGTGGCCGTGGCCTATTCGGTGGGCCTCCTCACCGTGCTGCTGCCGCCGAAGGGCGTGCTCCTGAACTCGATCCCGGTGAACCTGTGGTGCGGTTTCGCCGGCGCCGGCTTCGAGATGACCATCCGCTCGATGCTGGCCGACGTCGCCGACGAGGTGCGGCTGAAGGACGGCCGCGACCGGCTCTCGCTGATCTATGCGCTGAACACCGCGGCGGCGAAGCTGGCGGCGGCGCTGGCCATCATCATCACCTTCCCGATGCTAGGGCGGCTGGGCTTCGTGCCGGCGCTGGGCCTCGGCAACTCGCCGGAAGCCATCCGGGGCCTGGGGATCATGTTCGTCGCCGGGCCGATCGGCTGCGTGATCCTCGGGGCAGTGTGCATGGTCGGCTGGAAGCTCACGGCCGAGCGGCACGCCGAGATCCGGGCGGCGCTGGAGGCGCGGGACGCCGAAGCGGCACTGGGCGCGATGGATGGCGAGCACGTGGCCGACGCCGCGGCGGCGGAAGGCCTGGTGGCATGA
- a CDS encoding thioesterase family protein — protein MANTPFFTVKGDHYLPTEAGKGPWNANSLHGRVIIGLLGHEIERLHGAPEFLPARLTVDMYRLPDMSPVEIVTRVVREGYRIKVIDAEFISGGVSAGRATCQLLRKTERPEGEVWKPPSWDVPRPEDIPPPEPRTTPMGGMWSSRLITGGFMTGERRRMWMAEVRELVEGRPLTPFQRVAVAADFASPAANAGDKGLKYINSDVTIYLHREPVSEWVGFEVTDHGDSHGVAFGETRLYDVDGPIGMASCCALAQKRST, from the coding sequence ATGGCCAACACTCCATTCTTCACCGTCAAAGGGGACCATTACCTCCCCACCGAAGCCGGCAAGGGGCCGTGGAACGCAAACTCGCTGCATGGGCGGGTGATCATCGGGCTGCTGGGCCACGAGATCGAGCGGCTGCACGGCGCGCCGGAGTTCCTGCCCGCCCGGCTGACCGTCGACATGTACCGCCTGCCGGACATGTCGCCCGTCGAGATCGTCACCCGGGTGGTCCGGGAGGGCTACCGCATCAAGGTGATCGACGCCGAGTTCATCTCCGGCGGCGTCTCCGCCGGCCGCGCCACCTGCCAGCTGCTGCGCAAGACCGAGCGCCCGGAGGGCGAGGTCTGGAAGCCGCCCTCCTGGGACGTGCCGCGTCCCGAGGACATCCCGCCGCCCGAGCCGCGCACCACGCCCATGGGCGGCATGTGGTCGAGCCGGCTGATCACCGGCGGCTTCATGACCGGCGAGCGCCGACGGATGTGGATGGCCGAGGTGCGCGAGCTGGTGGAAGGCCGCCCCCTGACGCCGTTCCAGCGTGTGGCGGTCGCGGCCGATTTCGCCAGCCCCGCGGCCAACGCCGGGGACAAGGGCCTGAAGTACATCAACTCCGACGTCACCATCTATCTGCACCGCGAGCCGGTCAGCGAGTGGGTGGGCTTCGAGGTCACCGACCATGGGGACAGCCACGGCGTCGCCTTCGGCGAAACCCGGCTCTACGACGTCGACGGGCCGATCGGCATGGCGAGCTGCTGCGCCCTGGCGCAGAAGCGGAGCACCTGA
- a CDS encoding tetratricopeptide repeat protein, with the protein MTEEPTPRELLDRAVAAHRAGRLDEAAALYRAVLTQAPEEPNALTNLGTVALQQGRLDEGVALIEASLKIRPDQSNAINNRANALMTLGRLDEALAGFTRAIELDAGNVEAHANQAGVLRDLGRLSEAQAAYERAIALQPTFLDALNGLANTLEALGQAEAAAGIYDRALELAPQAWELHFNRGNALRATNRPAEAVAAYDRAAALNPASAEVWANRAAPLQALKRLDEAMASCERALALDPDHANANWNKALLLLLAGDEAAGWRQYEWRWRQPSFVGTVPPEGPRWLGETPLDGKRLLIVCEQGFGDTIQMLRYARVAAERADEVLAIVQPPLSELAASVAGIDRVLTGGEPITYDAWIPMMSLPHAFGAPPYGTPYMAAPADKRQAWADRLGPRTRPRVGLVWSGRANHGNDANRSLSLAALAPLLAADADFISLQTEYRDADRAVLAAEPRIRDVSGELASFSDTAGLIEALDLVISVDTSVAHLAGALGRPLLILLPFSPDFRWRAEGPSSAWYPSARLLRQPAFGAWGPVIAQALEAVRDLR; encoded by the coding sequence ATGACCGAGGAGCCGACCCCGCGGGAGCTCTTGGACCGGGCGGTGGCGGCGCACCGGGCGGGGCGTCTGGACGAGGCGGCGGCGCTCTACCGCGCGGTGCTGACTCAGGCGCCGGAGGAGCCCAACGCCCTGACCAACCTCGGCACGGTCGCCCTGCAACAGGGGCGACTGGACGAGGGCGTGGCCCTGATCGAGGCCTCGCTGAAGATCCGGCCGGACCAGTCCAACGCGATCAACAACCGGGCCAATGCGCTGATGACGCTCGGCCGCCTGGACGAGGCGCTGGCCGGCTTCACCCGCGCCATCGAGCTGGACGCCGGCAATGTGGAGGCGCACGCCAACCAGGCTGGCGTGCTGCGCGACCTCGGGCGGCTGAGCGAGGCGCAGGCCGCCTACGAGCGGGCGATCGCCCTGCAGCCCACCTTCCTCGACGCCCTGAACGGGCTCGCCAACACCCTCGAGGCGCTGGGCCAGGCGGAGGCCGCGGCGGGGATCTACGATCGGGCGCTGGAGCTCGCGCCGCAGGCCTGGGAGCTGCACTTCAACCGCGGCAACGCCCTGCGCGCGACCAACCGCCCGGCCGAGGCGGTGGCCGCGTATGACCGGGCCGCGGCGCTCAATCCGGCGAGCGCGGAGGTCTGGGCCAATCGCGCGGCGCCCCTGCAGGCCCTGAAGCGGCTGGACGAGGCCATGGCGTCCTGCGAGCGGGCGCTGGCGCTCGACCCGGACCACGCCAACGCCAACTGGAACAAGGCCCTGCTGCTGCTGCTCGCGGGCGACGAGGCGGCGGGCTGGCGGCAGTACGAGTGGCGCTGGCGACAGCCGTCCTTCGTCGGCACGGTCCCGCCGGAGGGGCCGCGCTGGCTCGGCGAGACGCCGCTCGACGGCAAGCGGCTGCTGATCGTCTGCGAGCAGGGGTTCGGCGACACCATCCAGATGCTGCGCTACGCGCGCGTGGCCGCGGAGCGGGCGGACGAGGTGCTGGCCATCGTCCAGCCGCCGCTCTCCGAGCTGGCGGCGAGCGTGGCGGGCATCGACCGGGTGCTGACCGGCGGCGAGCCGATCACCTACGACGCCTGGATCCCGATGATGTCGCTGCCGCACGCCTTCGGGGCGCCGCCCTACGGGACGCCGTACATGGCCGCCCCCGCGGACAAGCGGCAGGCCTGGGCCGACCGGCTGGGCCCGCGGACGCGGCCGCGCGTCGGCCTGGTGTGGTCGGGCCGGGCGAACCACGGCAACGACGCCAACCGCTCGCTGAGCCTGGCGGCCCTGGCGCCGCTGCTGGCGGCGGACGCGGACTTCATCTCCCTGCAGACGGAATACCGCGACGCGGACCGTGCGGTGCTCGCGGCCGAGCCGCGCATCCGCGACGTGTCGGGCGAGCTGGCCAGCTTCAGCGACACCGCCGGGCTGATCGAGGCGCTGGACCTGGTGATCAGCGTCGACACCTCGGTGGCGCACCTGGCCGGCGCGCTCGGCAGGCCGCTCCTGATCCTGCTGCCGTTCTCGCCGGATTTCCGCTGGCGCGCCGAAGGGCCCTCGAGCGCCTGGTATCCGAGCGCGCGGCTCCTGCGACAACCCGCCTTTGGAGCATGGGGCCCGGTGATCGCGCAGGCCCTGGAGGCGGTTCGCGACCTGCGCTAG
- a CDS encoding pyridoxal phosphate-dependent aminotransferase — translation MFPPVARPEVLALRSSKIREVANAAWGREGVLPFWFGESDRPTPEFIRAAAAEALTAGRTYYTPNLGTAELRQALADYLTGLHDRPIGMERLAVTNSGVNALMIAAQAVVSPGDRVVVVTPVWPNVAEIPRILSAKLTTVSLEPAQGRWRLDLDRLMAALTPDTRALFLNSPNNPTGWTLPAEDRAAILERCRAYGIWLVADDVYERLVFDGGGCAPSFLAVAEDGDRVIGANSFSKGWRMTGWRLGWLTLPPALTEAVGVLLEYNTSCAPDFVQAAAVKALAEGEPHVAELRGELTAARDQVLGALRAMPGVEAPEPAGGMYAFFRIAGCADSVALATALIDQAGLGLAPGAAFGDEGEGWLRWCFAQRPEKNAEGLRRLAGFLKA, via the coding sequence ATGTTCCCGCCTGTCGCGCGCCCCGAGGTGCTGGCCCTCCGTTCGTCGAAGATCCGCGAGGTGGCGAACGCCGCCTGGGGCCGGGAGGGGGTGCTGCCCTTCTGGTTCGGCGAGAGCGACCGCCCGACACCGGAGTTCATCCGGGCGGCGGCGGCCGAGGCCCTGACCGCGGGGCGGACCTACTACACGCCCAACCTCGGCACGGCGGAGCTGCGCCAGGCGCTGGCCGACTATCTCACCGGCCTGCACGACCGCCCGATCGGCATGGAGCGGCTGGCGGTCACCAACTCGGGCGTCAACGCCCTGATGATCGCGGCCCAGGCGGTGGTCTCGCCCGGCGACCGGGTGGTGGTGGTCACGCCCGTCTGGCCCAATGTGGCGGAGATCCCGCGCATCCTGTCGGCCAAGCTGACGACGGTGTCGCTGGAGCCGGCGCAGGGCCGATGGCGACTCGATCTCGACCGGCTGATGGCCGCGCTGACGCCGGACACGCGGGCGCTGTTCCTGAATTCGCCGAACAATCCGACGGGCTGGACCCTGCCGGCGGAGGACCGGGCGGCGATCCTCGAGCGCTGCCGCGCGTACGGGATCTGGCTGGTGGCGGACGACGTCTACGAGCGGCTGGTGTTCGACGGGGGCGGCTGCGCGCCCTCGTTCCTGGCCGTGGCCGAGGACGGCGATCGGGTGATCGGGGCCAACTCCTTCTCCAAGGGCTGGCGGATGACCGGCTGGCGGCTCGGCTGGCTGACCCTGCCGCCGGCGCTCACCGAGGCGGTCGGCGTGCTCCTCGAATACAACACCTCCTGTGCGCCCGATTTCGTGCAGGCCGCCGCGGTCAAGGCGCTGGCCGAGGGCGAGCCGCACGTCGCCGAGTTGCGCGGCGAGCTGACGGCCGCGCGCGACCAGGTGCTGGGCGCGCTCCGGGCGATGCCCGGCGTCGAGGCGCCGGAGCCGGCGGGCGGCATGTACGCCTTCTTCCGCATCGCCGGCTGCGCGGACTCGGTGGCCCTGGCGACGGCGCTGATCGACCAGGCGGGCCTGGGCCTCGCCCCCGGCGCGGCGTTCGGCGACGAGGGCGAGGGCTGGCTGAGGTGGTGCTTCGCCCAGCGGCCGGAGAAGAACGCCGAGGGCCTGCGGCGCCTGGCGGGGTTCCTCAAGGCCTGA